The sequence ACTTCTGGTGGTTCGATGTACTCAGGGACACTTGGAGGCTCTTCGCTCACATAGACATCGATGTTTATGGGGTGGAAGGGGTTGTCTTTCTCTTCAACTTCTTCCAAGAAGTTCATTTCCTTAAACTCGCCGCTCTTGAAGTACTCCTCCAGAGCATTTGCCAAGCGGTGGAAGTAGTTCGCGTGTTCCAAAAGGCGTCTCTTTCCATACTCTTTTGCCTGACCCGTGGTAACAAGGAATTGCCAATCACTGCTTTCAATGAGGAGCAGTTCCCTTCCAAGCTGCTCTAAAACCCTGTCCCCAAATTTGTCTTCGTGTATGTATTTGCTCGCGAGAGCAACCATTCTCCTCTCTGCAAGGTGTATGTGCCCCCACATCCACTCCACTTCTGGATTCCACCACGTGTAATGAGTTCCGTACCTCCCCCACGACCCTTCTGGAAGTTCTATCTCGTACCTTTCTCCCTGATAGTTCTCCAAGAACCTAGCAATTGTTGTAGTCTCTATGTTTTCTTTTGCCATTAGCTCTAGCACTCTTCCAAGCCATTTAACGCCCTCAAACCACCAGTGACCGAAAAGCTCCGTGTCGTAAGGTGCAACAATTATTCCTTTTTCTCCATATTCCCTCTCGTAGTCCTCTAAGAGGGATTTAACTAAGCCTACAAAATGTCTCGCATGCTCTTCTACCCTCTCCAAAGCCCTCTCTGGGACATAAGGTTCTTTTTCTCCTAAGCCAACAGCCTTAGATGTAATCCTCCAATATTGGCCCCCGCTTTTCTCCGCTTTTTTGTGGAATTCCCTATACCAGAAATCCCCTGGATAGCCTATGTCCGCACTCCATACTTGAAGGCCAGTTTCCCTATTTCTAGCGAATACCGCTATGTTCGTTCCCTTTATGAAATAAGGTCTTAATGTGGACTTTCTACTTTTCGCAGGGAGAACTTTCCCATAACCATGGCTTACTGGTCCCTCATCTATCAAATGGCTTTCAACAAAGAAAAACTTCAGCCCATGCTTCTCTAGAAACTTCTCAATTCCTTTTCTCCATACAACTTCTTCACTGCTTGGACTTCGCCAAAGCCCCTCTGGTCTGTATGCACATTCAGGGAGCCATATTCCTTTTGGTCTCCTTCCAAAATGTTTTTCGTAGGTAAGGATCCCATTAACAACCTGTCCTTCAATTGCCTCATCCCTCTCCAAAAGAGGCAGATATCCATGGGTTGCTCCAGATGCTATTATCTCTATGTAACCCTCATCCTGGAGCCGTTTAAGAACTCCCAATATGTCGCCGTTTATGCTTTTCCAGTACTCATAAATTCCGGTGAAGTACTCAATCATATAAGAGATTGCGTGCTTGAGCTTCTCATCATCGTATTTCTCCAAGTCCTGGTGCATGGCCTTGAGCTTCCTTTCCATGTATTTCTCGAATTCCCTCTTCATGTACTCATCTGCAAGCTGTTCAGCTAATATCGGTGTGATACCAATTACCAGCTGAAACTTTACTCCTTTTTTCCTGAGTCTTTCAAACTCCATCAAAAGAGGTATGTAGGTCTCGGAGATAGCCTCAAAGACCCACTCCTCGCCAAATGGCCATTTACCATGCTTCCTTACATAAGGAATATGGGTGTGCAACACAAATGTAAAATATCCTCTAACCATAGAATACCACCTCTATGCTACAATACTGCAAAAATTTATTAACTCTTGAGTACTTAACGATTTCGGAATGGACATGCTTTTTATGGATTAAAAATGGTTTATAGTTGTGAAATGCCATAATCACTTCAGCTCATAAAAGATTTTTATAAAAACTCAAACCGTAACATAGTTTAAAAACCGTTGGGATAAGCACTTTTAGGTGAGAAACATGAAACAAGAAATGAGCAGTGTTGACATTAAGTACATCGTAGAAGAGCTAAAGTCCCTAGAAGGAGCTAGAGTGGACAAGATATACCATGATGGTGACCAAATCAGGATAAAACTTCACGTAACCGGAGAGGGAAGAAAAGACCTGATTATCGAAGCTGGGAAGAGAATTCATCTAACCACTTATATAAAGGAAGCCCCCCAACAGCCATCTTCCTTCACAATGCTGCTTAGAAAATACTTAAGCGGTTCAAGGCTTGAAAGCATAGACCAGCACGACTTTGATAGAATAGTAAAGCTCAAAATAGGGGACTACACGCTAATAGCTGAACTTTTTAGAAAAGGGAACATCATCCTTGTTGATAAGGACAATATTATAATCTCTGCAATGAGATATGAAGAGTTCAAAGACAGAGTAATAAGGCCCAAGCACAAATACAAACTTCCTCCGGCGAGAGAAAATCCAGTAGATATTTCCTGGGAGAGGTTTAAAGAGCTTATTTCTTCTCAGGAAGTTGAGATAGTTAGGGCTCTAGCGAGAAGCCTTAACATGGGCGGTTTATATGCAGAGGAAATTCTCCTAAGGGCGGGAATAGAAAAAACAAGGAAAGCCAACGAGCTGAGCGAAGAAGAACTTAAGACTATTTTTGAAAAGATGAAAGAGGTCTTTAACTCCCCAAAGAAGCCAAACATCGTGTATAAAGATGACACGCCAATAGATGTTCTCCCCATTGAGCTTAAATGGTATGAGGGTTATGAGAAAAAGTTCTTCGAAACTTTCAGCGAAGCTTTGGACGAATATTTTGGGAGAATAACTATTGAAAGCGCAAAACTGGAGAGAACTAAGAAGCTTCAGGAGAAAAAGAAGGGGCTGGAAATTACTCTCAAAAGACAGGAAGAAATGATAAAGGGCTTCGAAAAACAAATGCAGGAAAACCAGGAAATCGGCGACCTAATTTATGCTAACTTCACATTTGTAGAAAATCTCCTCAAGGAGCTTTTAAAGGCTGCTGGAAAGCTTGGATGGGAAGAATTCAAGAAAAGAATAGAAGAAGGCAAAAAAGCGGGCAACAAAGTAGCCCAGATGATAAAAAACGTTGATCCAAAAGAAAAAGCAGTGACAATCGAGCTGGAAGGCAAAAAAGTTAAGCTGTACCTCAACAAGAGCATAGGCGAAAACGCCGAGATTTATTATGAGAAGGCCAAAAAAGCCAAGCACAAGCTTGAAGGAGCAAGGAAGGCTTATGAAGACACATTAAAGAAAATCCAAGAGATAGAAAAGCTCATAGAAGAAGAGGAAAAGAAGGAGCTCAGCGTGAAAAAGCTTGAAAAGAGAAAGAAGAAGTGGTTTGAAAAGTTTAGGTGGTTCATAAGCAGCGAGGGATTTCTCGTAATAGGAGGAAAAGATGCTACCACAAACGAAATAGTCGTAAAGAGGCACATGACCGAGAACGACCTCTACTGCCACGCTGACATTTACGGTGCTCCTCACGTGGTAATAAAAGATGGCAAGAAAGCTGGAGAAAAAACGATTTTTGAAGCCTGTCAGTTCGCCGTTTCGATGTCACGAGCATGGAAGGATGGAATATACTCCGCCGATGCATACTGGGCAGATCCAAGTCAGGTGACAAAGAAAGCTCCAAGCGGAGAATATCTTGGCAAAGGAGCGTTCATGGTTTACGGAAAGAGGAACTGGATGCATGGACTGCCTTTGAAGCTTGCCGTTGGAATAGTGGAATATGAAGGAGAGAAGCTTCCAATGTGCGGGCCGGTAGATGCCCTAAAAGCTCACACGGATAAGTATATTATTATCCGCCCCGGAAGAATGAAAAAGAGCGAACTCGTCAAAAAAATTGCAAAGATATTCGAAAAATGGGGGTACAAAGTGGACGTTGATGATTTAATGCAGATTCTGCCTCCTGGGAACGGCGAGATTGTGGAGGTGGTTGAATGATAAGTCTCTATGCAGTAGCTCAGAGAGAACTTGCAAAGGATTTGCTCTTTGAGATTGACGATGAGGTTGTAACTTTGTCGGTAAAAGGCGTCATGATAGCAAAAACAGACTCAAAAGGATACAACTTTTCTTTTGTTGAGATCACAGATAATGAGTTCGTGCTGGCCGTTCAGATGAAAGGGTACATAATTTACATAGGCTTGGAAAGCGATGAAGAGCTAGATGAAGACGCCTATCCAGAGCTTGTGAGGGCATTAATAAATCATCTATTGCCGAACCTCCATACCCTTATTAGAGAGGCTGAGAAAAGCTACAAAGGAAAAGCGGATTTACTTTTAGACGATAATATGAGCCCAGAAATGAAGGAGTTCTTTTATGAACTGTTACTCAAGCACAAGAAAGGGCTGCCAATACACGAGCAGGTAGATGTTGCATAGCAAAGGTTTTAAAGAATTCCTATAAGGGAGGAACCATGAGAAAAACCAGATATTATTCATACGCAGTTGGAGAGCTCCCAGAGGGATGCAAACTGTGTGTTCAAGGGGCAAAGCTGGTACTATTTACAACCGGAGCGTGCCCCAGAGATTGCTTTTACTGCCCTCTAAGCCCCTGGAGAAGGAAAGACGTTAGCTACGCAAACGAAAGGCCCATAAAAAGTCTTGATGACATAATAGAAGAGGCCAAAATCCAAGACGCTTTGGGTGCAGGAGTTACTGGGGGAGACCCGCTTTCAAGGATAGAGAGAACGGTAGAGTACATAAAAGCCCTGAAAGAAAACTTCGGCGAGAAGTTCCACATTCATCTTTACACTACTGGAGTCTTGGCTACAAAAGAGAACCTTGAAAAGCTTTATTCAGCGGACTTAGATGAAATACGCTTCCACCCGGATATCTTCAATCCCAACTCAAAACTTCTCCAGAAAGAGCTTGAGAACATAAGGGGAGCTTTCGACTTTGATTGGGATGTAGGTGGAGAAGTACCAAGCGTTCCCGGGCAGGAAGAGAGGATTAAGTGGTTCGCTGAATTTCTGGATTCTCACGGAGCAAAGTTCCTTAACATAAATGAGCTTGAGTTCAGTGAGACCAACTTAGATGCCCTCCTCGCTAGAGGTTTCAGAACGGTAAGCAATGAAAGTTCAGCAATAGCTGGGAGCCTTGAGTTGGGGCTCAAGATCCTCGAATGGGGAGAAGAGAACACGTCTTTGAACTACCACCTGTGCACAGCCAAGCTTAAAGACGCTGTGCAGTTGAGAAACAGGCTCAAAAGGATGGCAAAAAACGTTGCCAAGCCCTATATGGAGATAACCGAAGAAGGAACCTTACGGTTCGGAATTGCAGAATATGAGGACTTAATGGAGCTGTACAACTTGCTTGTAAACGAAGCCGAAGTTCCTGAAGAATGGCTCTACATAAACGTGGAAAAGAAGAGAATTGAAATGCCCATAGAAGTTGCAGAGGAGCTTGCCGATGCAATAGAGGGAGACGTGAAGTTCTACATAGTTGAGGAGTATCCGACATGGGATAGGATAGAAGTTGAGAGAATTCCTCTGCCTTAATCCTTTGAAATAAGTTTGACAAGCAGTCTATTATTCGGCTCCGTTTCTTTTTAAGTTAAATTCTTACTCACTGCTCACCTTTGTTAGCCAGCTACAAATGACCTTCAAACTATTTGAGAGTAACCTTTAAATATTTCGTGCATGCATGCACTTATAGGTGAGAAAGTTGGGGAAGACCATAACCATAGCGGATGATGTTTACAACGAGCTCGTCAAGATGAAAGGCGACAAAAGCTTCTCAGAACTGTTGAGAGAACTCATAGGGAAGAAAAAGAAAGGTAACTTAGAGGTATTGATGATTGCCTTTGGGACAAGGACTCCTGAGGAGCTCGAAGAGCTCAAGAAGGAGCTAAAGGAGGTCGAAGAATGGATGGACTCTTGGACACCAGCGTGGTAATCGAGATCTTTGGCGGGAACAGAAGAGTCGTAGATGGGCTTTATCAAGAGGGAAACAAAGAATACTCCCTACCAACTGTTGTTCTTTTTGAGCTTCACTGTGGGCACCTGAAGGAACGGGAGGAGCTTATGCTTGAGATGATTCCGAAGGTTGAGTTTGACGAGAACTCCGCGAAGATTGCCGGTGCAATTTTTAGGGACATGATGAAGAAAGGGAAACGGCCACCACTGAACGATCTCCTGATAGCCTCAACTGCAATAGCGCACA comes from Thermococcus aggregans and encodes:
- a CDS encoding 1,4-alpha-glucan branching protein → MVRGYFTFVLHTHIPYVRKHGKWPFGEEWVFEAISETYIPLLMEFERLRKKGVKFQLVIGITPILAEQLADEYMKREFEKYMERKLKAMHQDLEKYDDEKLKHAISYMIEYFTGIYEYWKSINGDILGVLKRLQDEGYIEIIASGATHGYLPLLERDEAIEGQVVNGILTYEKHFGRRPKGIWLPECAYRPEGLWRSPSSEEVVWRKGIEKFLEKHGLKFFFVESHLIDEGPVSHGYGKVLPAKSRKSTLRPYFIKGTNIAVFARNRETGLQVWSADIGYPGDFWYREFHKKAEKSGGQYWRITSKAVGLGEKEPYVPERALERVEEHARHFVGLVKSLLEDYEREYGEKGIIVAPYDTELFGHWWFEGVKWLGRVLELMAKENIETTTIARFLENYQGERYEIELPEGSWGRYGTHYTWWNPEVEWMWGHIHLAERRMVALASKYIHEDKFGDRVLEQLGRELLLIESSDWQFLVTTGQAKEYGKRRLLEHANYFHRLANALEEYFKSGEFKEMNFLEEVEEKDNPFHPINIDVYVSEEPPSVPEYIEPPEVPSEVTKE
- the rqcH gene encoding ribosome rescue protein RqcH, with the translated sequence MKQEMSSVDIKYIVEELKSLEGARVDKIYHDGDQIRIKLHVTGEGRKDLIIEAGKRIHLTTYIKEAPQQPSSFTMLLRKYLSGSRLESIDQHDFDRIVKLKIGDYTLIAELFRKGNIILVDKDNIIISAMRYEEFKDRVIRPKHKYKLPPARENPVDISWERFKELISSQEVEIVRALARSLNMGGLYAEEILLRAGIEKTRKANELSEEELKTIFEKMKEVFNSPKKPNIVYKDDTPIDVLPIELKWYEGYEKKFFETFSEALDEYFGRITIESAKLERTKKLQEKKKGLEITLKRQEEMIKGFEKQMQENQEIGDLIYANFTFVENLLKELLKAAGKLGWEEFKKRIEEGKKAGNKVAQMIKNVDPKEKAVTIELEGKKVKLYLNKSIGENAEIYYEKAKKAKHKLEGARKAYEDTLKKIQEIEKLIEEEEKKELSVKKLEKRKKKWFEKFRWFISSEGFLVIGGKDATTNEIVVKRHMTENDLYCHADIYGAPHVVIKDGKKAGEKTIFEACQFAVSMSRAWKDGIYSADAYWADPSQVTKKAPSGEYLGKGAFMVYGKRNWMHGLPLKLAVGIVEYEGEKLPMCGPVDALKAHTDKYIIIRPGRMKKSELVKKIAKIFEKWGYKVDVDDLMQILPPGNGEIVEVVE
- a CDS encoding radical SAM protein, which encodes MRKTRYYSYAVGELPEGCKLCVQGAKLVLFTTGACPRDCFYCPLSPWRRKDVSYANERPIKSLDDIIEEAKIQDALGAGVTGGDPLSRIERTVEYIKALKENFGEKFHIHLYTTGVLATKENLEKLYSADLDEIRFHPDIFNPNSKLLQKELENIRGAFDFDWDVGGEVPSVPGQEERIKWFAEFLDSHGAKFLNINELEFSETNLDALLARGFRTVSNESSAIAGSLELGLKILEWGEENTSLNYHLCTAKLKDAVQLRNRLKRMAKNVAKPYMEITEEGTLRFGIAEYEDLMELYNLLVNEAEVPEEWLYINVEKKRIEMPIEVAEELADAIEGDVKFYIVEEYPTWDRIEVERIPLP
- a CDS encoding antitoxin VapB family protein, with the translated sequence MGKTITIADDVYNELVKMKGDKSFSELLRELIGKKKKGNLEVLMIAFGTRTPEELEELKKELKEVEEWMDSWTPAW
- a CDS encoding type II toxin-antitoxin system VapC family toxin, which translates into the protein MDGLLDTSVVIEIFGGNRRVVDGLYQEGNKEYSLPTVVLFELHCGHLKEREELMLEMIPKVEFDENSAKIAGAIFRDMMKKGKRPPLNDLLIASTAIAHNATLYTCDRDFERFKEYGLKVKVLKR